GCAGGACAGTCTCTCCGTGCTGTTCACCCCGTGGGGCGAGGGGCTGGTGCGCTCCTGGTACCGCCGCGCCCTCGTGGAACTGTCGAACGAGCCGCATGTGCGACGGGTCGCCATCCAGACCAATCTGAGCTGCCGCACCGACTGGCTGCGGGACGCGGATCCCGACACCGTCGCCCTGTGGTGCACCTACCACCCCGGCCAGACACCGTACGAGCGTTTCCTCGCCAAGACCCACGCGCTGGCCGGTCTCGGCGTGCGGTTCAGTGTCGGGATCGTCGGGGTGCCCGACCACCTGGAGCACGCGCGGCGGCTGCGCGCGGAACTGCCGGGGCACGTCTACCTGTGGGTGAACGCCGCCGAGGGCCACACCTATACGGACGCCCAGGCCGCCGAGTGGACCGAACTGGATCCGCTCTTCCCGTTCAGCCGGCATCCGCACCGCTCCGCGGGCATGCCGTGCCGCACCGGCGAGTCGGTGCTGTCCGTCGACGGCGAGGGCACCGTCCGCCGCTGCCACTTCGTGCGCACCGAGCTGGGCAACCTCTACGACGGCTCCTACCGTGCCGCGCTCGGCCCCCGGGCCTGTCCCAAGGAACTGTGCGACTGCCACATCGGATACGTCCACCTGGAGACGCTGCCGCTGTACGACGTCTTCGCGGGCGGCATCCTGGAACGTGTACCGTCCGCATTTCCGGACCGCCCGCTGCTGCCCCTCGTCCCCACCGCCGGGCTCGGCGCCGGGCCCGGCTGATCGCCGCCGGACACCGCTCGCCCCGAAAGGAACCACCCCATGATCATCTTTGGCACCAAGGGATACCTCTACCAGTTGGCGATACTGACGCTGGTGTGCGGCCGGTGCGGCAACCCCGCCGCGCACACGCTCAGCAAGCGCGTCACGAAGTTCACCCTGTTCTTCGTCCCGCTGTTCCCCGTCTCGACGAAGTACGCGACCCAGTGCACGTTCTGCGGCGCACAGCAGAAGATCGGCAAGGAGCAGGCGGAGCAGTTGCAGGCGCAGGGCGCGAGCGGCCAGGCCCATGCGCAACAGCCGCAGCAGCAGCCCTACCAGGGCTGATCCGGCCGCCGGGTCCCGGCCGGGGCGGGCTCGAACGACAGCTGTGCCCGACTTCTGTGTCACGGGAGTGCCGGACCGGGGGATACTGGGCCGGAAACGACGACACTCCAGGGGTGGTCAGCGTGGACAGAGCGTGGGAGGCGGACCTCGTCGGCGGCCTGCCGGACGTGTCGTCCACACGGTCCACGGACACCCTCCAGGTGCGCCCACTGGCGGACCGGCCGGGCTGGCGGGCCGCCGGCGAGATCAGCCTGAGCACGCGCACGGCCTGGGAACGGGCCCTGGACAGGCTGGCCCGGGAGGAAGCGGAGGTGTGCCACTTGGAACTGTCGGCGATCACCTTCGTCGACGTCGCCGGTGTCTCCGCCCTCGCGGTGGCGGTTCAAGGTCTTCCCGAAGGACGTCGCATCATGATCGAACAGCCGCCCGCCGCCGTGGGACGTGTACTGGAGATGTTCTGGCCCGGCCTGCCGGGCGTCGAGGTGGTGGCGCGATGACGGCCCCGCCCTCCGAATCGTTCCTGCATCCCGCCCTCTTCTACCGGGACGAGGAGGAGTACGTGGACGGCACCGTGCCGTTCATCCGCGAGGGGCTGGCGGCCGGCGAACCGGTCGCGGTCGCCGTGCCCGGACCGCGACTGGACGTCGTGCGGTCCGCGCTGGGGGACGCCGCCCCGGACGTGCGCTTCATCGACATGACGCGGGCGGGACGCAACCCCGGACGGATCATTCCCCGGGTGCTGCGCGTGTTCGCCGACGCCCACCCGGCGACGCGCGTCCGGATCATCGGTGAGCCGATCTGGCCCGAGCGCACCGGAGTGGAGTACCCGGCCTGCGTACAGCACGAGGCACTGATCAACTCCGCGTTCGAGGGCCGGGACGCGACGATCCTGTGTCCGTACGACGAGGCCGGACTCGACGAGCGGGTGCTGACCGACGCGTACGCGACCCATCCGGTGGTCATATCGGAGGGCCGACGGCGCACCAGCCCGTCCTACGCGCCCGAGCGGGTGGTCGAGCGGTACAACGAACCGCTGCCGGTCACGGAGGGCACGGAGGGGTACGTCTTCGGGGCGGACGAGCTGCCGGCGGCCCGGTACTTCGTGGGCGAGCGGGCCGCGCGGTTCGGCCTGTCCGGCGTGCGGCTGGACGACCTGGCGCTGGCCGTGGCCGAACTGACCACCAACAGCGTGGTGCACGGCGGCGGTTCGGGCACGGTGTACGTGTGGGCCGAGGACGGCCAAGTGGTGTGCGAGGTGCGCGACAAGGGACAGCTGACGGATCCGCTCGCCGGGCGGCGCCCTTCACCGCCCGCGCAACTGGGCGGGCGCGGGTTGTTGTTGGTGAACTACCTCATGGATCTGGTACGTGTGCACACCGGTCCCGACGGCACGGTCGTCCGCTGTTACGTGGACGTCTGAGGGCCCTCAGGCGACCTGGGGACCCTCAGGGGCCAGGGAGCCGGCAGGGCGGGCGAGGTCGCCCTGCCGGACGCCCGTGGGGTGCGGCCGGTCAGCCGGGGGTGATGCGACCGCGCCAGGAACCGGACGCGCCGCCGCCCTGCTCGATGTACTCCTTGAAGCGCTTCATGTCCCCCTTGACCCGGCGGTCGATCGTCCCCGTCAGGTCGGCGGCCTGCTCGGCCACTCCGGTGGGCTCCACGTCCATCACGAGCTGGACCCGCGTACGCGTGTCGTCCAGCCGCTGGAAGCTGACCGTGCCCTTCTGCCGGGTGTCACCACTGGTGGTGCGCCAGGTGATGCGCTCGTCGGGGAACTGGTCGACGATCTCCGTGTCGAACTCGCGCTTCACTCCACCGATCTTGGTGGTCCAGTGGTTGTGGCGGTCGTCGACCTGCCTGATCTCCTCCACGCCCTCCATGAACTTGGGGAACTCCTCGAACTGGGTCCACTGGTTGTAGGCGACGCTGACGGGGACCTCGACCTCGACCGCTTCCTTGACCGTGCTCATCAGGTGGCTCCTTTCCCTGTGGATCTCGTCTCGGCGCGGCGGGTACCCGAAGAGCGTCCTCCTACAACTCGATGGAGCCATTGCTTCCGGTCGGCGGCCGTCGTCGCCGGTCGGCGCATGGGCGGGGCGGGTCGGGATACCCGGCCCCCATGTCAAGGACACCGAATTCCGAGCAGCAGACTCCGGGCCCGCCGGAGCAGGAGACTCCGGGCCCCTCGGAGCAGATAGAGGAACGGGCACCGGACAGCCTCCGCGAGTTGCCGAAGCGGTCCTGGCTGGCCGTTCTGAAAGGCACGGTCAAGGAGTTCCAGGACGACGAGCTGGCCGACCGGGCCGCGGCACTGACGTACTACGGGGTGCTGTCGATGTTCCCGGCGCTGCTGCTCCTGGTCTCGCTCCTGGGCATCGCCGGCAAGTCGGCGACCCAGGAGGTCCTGGACAACCTCCAGAAGCTGGCTCCCGGCTCCGCGCGGGACATCATCAGCGACGCGGTGACGCAGTTGCAGGGCCGGGGCGGCATCGGCTCCCTCA
This sequence is a window from Streptomyces ortus. Protein-coding genes within it:
- a CDS encoding anti-sigma factor RsbA family regulatory protein, producing the protein MTAPPSESFLHPALFYRDEEEYVDGTVPFIREGLAAGEPVAVAVPGPRLDVVRSALGDAAPDVRFIDMTRAGRNPGRIIPRVLRVFADAHPATRVRIIGEPIWPERTGVEYPACVQHEALINSAFEGRDATILCPYDEAGLDERVLTDAYATHPVVISEGRRRTSPSYAPERVVERYNEPLPVTEGTEGYVFGADELPAARYFVGERAARFGLSGVRLDDLALAVAELTTNSVVHGGGSGTVYVWAEDGQVVCEVRDKGQLTDPLAGRRPSPPAQLGGRGLLLVNYLMDLVRVHTGPDGTVVRCYVDV
- a CDS encoding zinc-ribbon domain-containing protein, with protein sequence MIIFGTKGYLYQLAILTLVCGRCGNPAAHTLSKRVTKFTLFFVPLFPVSTKYATQCTFCGAQQKIGKEQAEQLQAQGASGQAHAQQPQQQPYQG
- a CDS encoding STAS domain-containing protein, with the protein product MDRAWEADLVGGLPDVSSTRSTDTLQVRPLADRPGWRAAGEISLSTRTAWERALDRLAREEAEVCHLELSAITFVDVAGVSALAVAVQGLPEGRRIMIEQPPAAVGRVLEMFWPGLPGVEVVAR
- a CDS encoding STM4011 family radical SAM protein, whose protein sequence is MDLTLLYRGPLSSCDYDCPYCPFAKRRDSTAQLRADRTALERFSTWAREQRQDSLSVLFTPWGEGLVRSWYRRALVELSNEPHVRRVAIQTNLSCRTDWLRDADPDTVALWCTYHPGQTPYERFLAKTHALAGLGVRFSVGIVGVPDHLEHARRLRAELPGHVYLWVNAAEGHTYTDAQAAEWTELDPLFPFSRHPHRSAGMPCRTGESVLSVDGEGTVRRCHFVRTELGNLYDGSYRAALGPRACPKELCDCHIGYVHLETLPLYDVFAGGILERVPSAFPDRPLLPLVPTAGLGAGPG
- a CDS encoding SRPBCC family protein, encoding MSTVKEAVEVEVPVSVAYNQWTQFEEFPKFMEGVEEIRQVDDRHNHWTTKIGGVKREFDTEIVDQFPDERITWRTTSGDTRQKGTVSFQRLDDTRTRVQLVMDVEPTGVAEQAADLTGTIDRRVKGDMKRFKEYIEQGGGASGSWRGRITPG